The genomic window AAACCAAATCCTTCGGAGCGTCGAACGAGATCTTCAAAGCCGGAGAGAATACCGTACCGCTAGGCTCGCCTTTATATACACGGCTTACACTGGCTACCGCACCAGCATCAGAAGTCACATTATTGGATTGCAGAGCTTCCGCAGACATATCACGTTCGATCACCAATGTTTGATTACTACTTGCCGGCATAACGATAACGACAGGCTTACCACTTTCCGCGACCAAACTTACCTCATCTTTCTCTTTTATACCATCAGCGGTCGTACTTTCAATCACTCCTATCGATTCTGTCAATTTCTCAGCATCACTTTGATTCAAGACCTTAATAACTGGAGCTTGAACCTCATTATCCGCACCTTTATAGTTATCTAAGACATTAGCAGGAATGACAACGTCTACTTTTTGTTCAACATTATTCTCATCCACATAAGTGACACCAGACACCTTAACCTCTTCGGTTCCGCCTGCGTTAATCGCATTCTTAATCTCATCCGCTACTTTTTCCGCTTCTTTTTCCGGAACCTGAACACCATATTTAGAAAAATCAATCTCCGTATTTCCACCTGTACCTATAGGGTTCAATGTGATAGGAAATACATAGTTCATACTCTGACCGACCTTAAAGATGATCGTACGAGAGTAGCTCGTATAACCTGCGGCTTTAACACTCAAGATAAATTGAGCATCCTCCGTAACCTTTGATGATGCGATATTGAAAGAGAACTCACTCTCATTCTTAGAAATAAATAACTCTTCACTTCCTAACATCAATATGACTTCCGCAGTTTTGATGTCTGCGCCCGTAGATAGGTCTGTTATTATACCAGATACGATATAAGTCGCTTTTAACGGATCTGTCGGTTTGGAAGGATCGGAAGGATCAGACGGGTCTGTTGGCTTGGAAGGATCAGACGGGTCAGAAGGATCTGTCGGCTTAGAAGGATCATCCGGGTCTACTGGAATAGAAGGAGCGACATTCATCACGATAATAGCTGGATACTCAACGTCGAATGTATCACCTTCGCCCTCTTTCTTTTCTTGATCCGGAACGGCTGAAACGACAACCTTAGCCACGGCTTTAGTATATCCGGAAGCTGTAGCTACTACGTCGTAGATACCGGGAGTCACATCAGAGACCTTAAAATTAGGTTTATTCTCTTTAGCGATCTCTTTATCCCCGTATTTTACGACAACAGAAAGGCTGGAAGTAGAGATAGCTTTTCCCACAACATCCTCGATCGATACGGAAAGATTGTACTTCGCCTTCTTATACTCTTTCGGAGTATCGGGAGTCGTGCCCTTTACCATGACGGCGTTTACTACATAC from Parabacteroides distasonis ATCC 8503 includes these protein-coding regions:
- a CDS encoding carboxypeptidase-like regulatory domain-containing protein; the encoded protein is MRTITKLQTLLVLFLTTAMVCFMGCKDDDDDVPTPDGGGTVATYAISGTVMDASNNPMAGVSVALSGAQSLSATTGSDGTYSFDLKSTPGSYKIAFKSEGYADRSYDVDVKKIESGVGQYVVNAVMVKGTTPDTPKEYKKAKYNLSVSIEDVVGKAISTSSLSVVVKYGDKEIAKENKPNFKVSDVTPGIYDVVATASGYTKAVAKVVVSAVPDQEKKEGEGDTFDVEYPAIIVMNVAPSIPVDPDDPSKPTDPSDPSDPSKPTDPSDPSDPSKPTDPLKATYIVSGIITDLSTGADIKTAEVILMLGSEELFISKNESEFSFNIASSKVTEDAQFILSVKAAGYTSYSRTIIFKVGQSMNYVFPITLNPIGTGGNTEIDFSKYGVQVPEKEAEKVADEIKNAINAGGTEEVKVSGVTYVDENNVEQKVDVVIPANVLDNYKGADNEVQAPVIKVLNQSDAEKLTESIGVIESTTADGIKEKDEVSLVAESGKPVVIVMPASSNQTLVIERDMSAEALQSNNVTSDAGAVASVSRVYKGEPSGTVFSPALKISFDAPKDLVSSTQPMALLYATTGIDNKEIMKIDPTADPVYINGTGAEMSVAHFSKFAAGFELALAETEDISTDTTIVEKVVDYCSDGKAGNIPVVVTTTNAYVGENLQDLVGKSNVDGQVAKNAVYNRISNRLQADGYQIGIQTSLTTSVPTEADRTVASMSLKKTYTTNTYVFKFMTKGKKVEEIQVVAKKLIKIEGTPVYKQSHGHGHGDGNNAGGGIIIPD